A single genomic interval of Drosophila virilis strain 15010-1051.87 chromosome 2, Dvir_AGI_RSII-ME, whole genome shotgun sequence harbors:
- the LOC6632317 gene encoding clotting factor B isoform X2 yields the protein MPHLHDTRLGRQLAEDLEYSSRLASSGSSGSSSSSNDSEDDDDADEDDIEGSSEYYDSDEEPSASSSGDSSNESLPRLLSPATFHRISETLGALNTVGHMLVDMTRGGQESKTENGSSSSSSSNDESFTSSSPTTTSSTTTELSASTIGANSAKAEPLPGISGKILDTTTTLSANSLLPAGKPANLSAIQVATKRIGVEEAPGKPMFVENKEAKQQKKKRKKNKNKQKLKKPNEEPNQATPQSQQKIKIPTTPRTTTTTTTSISSTTLRPLDQLALESETAGTAKDVENYCKTPSGRPGRCEDLSSCPALLLNLSSLRESLCFKSLFVPGVCCPLSATASESSTVLTTQRPLKLTTRAPASTTTLATTKRTTQRATPKPSTRPTSGLVLIPQKKPSTTTTTTTTEVPLEPEDLDEIANNIVDPDECGQQEYSTGRIVGGVEAPNGQWPWMAAIFLHGPKRTEFWCGGSLIGTKYILTAAHCTRDSRQKPFAARQFTVRLGDIDLSTDAEPSDPVTFAVKEVRTHERFSRIGFYNDIAILVLDKPVRKSKYVIPVCLPRAGRMPPKERLPGRRATVVGWGTTYYGGKESTSQRQAELPIWRNEDCDRSYFQPINENFICAGYSDGGVDACQGDSGGPLMMRYDSHWVQLGVVSFGNKCGEPGYPGVYTRVTEYLDWIRDHTRD from the exons ATG CCGCATCTGCACGACACGCGCCTGGGCCGTCAGTTGGCCGAGGATTTGGAGTACAGTTCGCGTTTGGCTAGCAGCGGGAGTagcggcagcagctccagcagcaaTGATAGCGAGGATGATGACGATGCTGATGAGGACGATATTGAGGGCTCCAGCGAGTACTATGACAGCGATGAGGAGCCAAGTGCGAGCAGCAGCGGCGATAGCAGCAATGAGTCGCTACCGCGACTGCTCTCGCCCGCCACCTTTCATCGCATTTCAGAGACCCTGGGCGCACTCAACACAGTGGGCCACATGCTGGTGGACATGACGCGCGGCGGACAGGAGAGCAAGACGGAGAAtggcagtagcagtagcagtagcagcaatGATGAGAGtttcaccagcagcagccccaccaCCACCAGCTCCACCACAACAGAGCTGAGCGCATCCACGATCGGAGCGAACTCAGCCAAAGCTGAGCCGCTGCCTGGCATCTCAGGCAAGATTTTGGATACGACAACAACACTGTCCGCCAACAGTTTGCTGCCGGCGGGCAAGCCCGCCAATTTGAGCGCCATACAAGTGGCCACCAAGCGGATTGGGGTGGAGGAGGCGCCGGGCAAGCCAATGTTTGTGGAGAACAAGGAGGCCAAGCAGCAGAAAAAGAAGCGcaagaagaacaaaaacaagcagAAGCTGAAAAAGCCCAACGAAGAGCCAAACCAGGCAACGCCACAATCCCAgcagaaaatcaaaataccAACCACGCCgcgcaccaccaccaccaccaccaccagcatcAGCTCAACCACGCTACGTCCACTCGATCAGCTGGCCTTAGAGAGTGAGACAGCCGGCACCGCCAAGGATGTGGAGAACTATTGCAAGACACCCAGCGGTCGGCCGGGACGCTGCGAGGATCTGAGCAGCTGTCCCGCGCTGCTCCTTAATCTGAGCAGCCTGCGCGAGTCGCTCTGTTTTAAGAGCCTCTTTGTACCCGGTGTTTGTTGTCCACTATCTGCGACAGCCTCTGAGAGCTCCACAGTGCTGACCACACAGCGTCCGTTGAAGCTGACCACCAGGGCACCCGCAAGCACTACCACACTGGCCACCACGAAGCGCACCACGCAGCGAGCAACACCCAAACCCAGCACCCGACCCACCTCTGGACTGGTGCTCATACCGCAAAAGAAACCGTCGACCacaacaaccaccacaacGACTGAGGTGCCACTGGAGCCGGAAGATCTGGATGAGATTGCCAATAATATTGTCGATCCGGATGAGTGTGGACAACAGGAATATTCGACCGGTCGCATAGTGGGCGGGGTCGAGGCACCCAACGGACAATGGCCCTGGATGGCTGCCATCTTTTTGCACGGCCCAAAGCGCACCGAGTTTTGGTGCGGTGGCTCGCTAATTGGCACCAAGTATATTCTGACTGCGGCGCATTGTACCAGGGATTCAAGACAAAAGCC gtTTGCTGCGCGTCAGTTCACGGTACGTTTGGGTGACATTGACCTCTCCACAGATGCCGAACCCTCCGATCCGGTTACCTTTGCCGTTAAGGAAGTGCGCACACACGAACG ATTCTCTCGCATTGGCTTCTATAATGACATAGCCATACTCGTGCTGGATAAGCCTGTGCGCAAATCAAAGTATGTGATACCTGTTTGCCTGCCGCGAGCGGGTCGTATGCCGCCTAAGGAGCGATTGCCTGGACGTCGTGCCACCGTGGTCGGCTGGGGAACTACCTACTATGGCGGCAAGGAGTCCACCAGTCAGCGGCAGGCGGAGTTGCCCATCTGGCGCAATGAGGACTGCGATCGCAGCTACTTTCAGCCCATCAATGAGAACTTCATTTGCGCTGGCTACTCCGACGGAGGCGTTGATGCGTGTCAG GGCGACTCTGGTGGTCCCTTGATGATGCGATACGACTCGCACTGGGTGCAACTGGGTGTGGTCTCTTTTGGCAACAAGTGCGGCGAGCCTGGCTACCCTGGCGTCTACACACGCGTCACGGAATATCTCGACTGGATACGTGATCACACGCGGGACTAG
- the LOC6632317 gene encoding transmembrane protease serine 9 isoform X1, with product MHLSVYLLCLALGAKILVQAQIHAEDDEQPQHLTNDASFFQPHLHDTRLGRQLAEDLEYSSRLASSGSSGSSSSSNDSEDDDDADEDDIEGSSEYYDSDEEPSASSSGDSSNESLPRLLSPATFHRISETLGALNTVGHMLVDMTRGGQESKTENGSSSSSSSNDESFTSSSPTTTSSTTTELSASTIGANSAKAEPLPGISGKILDTTTTLSANSLLPAGKPANLSAIQVATKRIGVEEAPGKPMFVENKEAKQQKKKRKKNKNKQKLKKPNEEPNQATPQSQQKIKIPTTPRTTTTTTTSISSTTLRPLDQLALESETAGTAKDVENYCKTPSGRPGRCEDLSSCPALLLNLSSLRESLCFKSLFVPGVCCPLSATASESSTVLTTQRPLKLTTRAPASTTTLATTKRTTQRATPKPSTRPTSGLVLIPQKKPSTTTTTTTTEVPLEPEDLDEIANNIVDPDECGQQEYSTGRIVGGVEAPNGQWPWMAAIFLHGPKRTEFWCGGSLIGTKYILTAAHCTRDSRQKPFAARQFTVRLGDIDLSTDAEPSDPVTFAVKEVRTHERFSRIGFYNDIAILVLDKPVRKSKYVIPVCLPRAGRMPPKERLPGRRATVVGWGTTYYGGKESTSQRQAELPIWRNEDCDRSYFQPINENFICAGYSDGGVDACQGDSGGPLMMRYDSHWVQLGVVSFGNKCGEPGYPGVYTRVTEYLDWIRDHTRD from the exons atgcatttgagtGTATATCTGTTGTGCCTAG CGCTTGGAGCTAAGATCTTGGTGCAGGCGCAAATACACGCAGAGGATGATGAGCAGCCGCAGCACTTGACAAACGATG CGTCTTTTTTTCAGCCGCATCTGCACGACACGCGCCTGGGCCGTCAGTTGGCCGAGGATTTGGAGTACAGTTCGCGTTTGGCTAGCAGCGGGAGTagcggcagcagctccagcagcaaTGATAGCGAGGATGATGACGATGCTGATGAGGACGATATTGAGGGCTCCAGCGAGTACTATGACAGCGATGAGGAGCCAAGTGCGAGCAGCAGCGGCGATAGCAGCAATGAGTCGCTACCGCGACTGCTCTCGCCCGCCACCTTTCATCGCATTTCAGAGACCCTGGGCGCACTCAACACAGTGGGCCACATGCTGGTGGACATGACGCGCGGCGGACAGGAGAGCAAGACGGAGAAtggcagtagcagtagcagtagcagcaatGATGAGAGtttcaccagcagcagccccaccaCCACCAGCTCCACCACAACAGAGCTGAGCGCATCCACGATCGGAGCGAACTCAGCCAAAGCTGAGCCGCTGCCTGGCATCTCAGGCAAGATTTTGGATACGACAACAACACTGTCCGCCAACAGTTTGCTGCCGGCGGGCAAGCCCGCCAATTTGAGCGCCATACAAGTGGCCACCAAGCGGATTGGGGTGGAGGAGGCGCCGGGCAAGCCAATGTTTGTGGAGAACAAGGAGGCCAAGCAGCAGAAAAAGAAGCGcaagaagaacaaaaacaagcagAAGCTGAAAAAGCCCAACGAAGAGCCAAACCAGGCAACGCCACAATCCCAgcagaaaatcaaaataccAACCACGCCgcgcaccaccaccaccaccaccaccagcatcAGCTCAACCACGCTACGTCCACTCGATCAGCTGGCCTTAGAGAGTGAGACAGCCGGCACCGCCAAGGATGTGGAGAACTATTGCAAGACACCCAGCGGTCGGCCGGGACGCTGCGAGGATCTGAGCAGCTGTCCCGCGCTGCTCCTTAATCTGAGCAGCCTGCGCGAGTCGCTCTGTTTTAAGAGCCTCTTTGTACCCGGTGTTTGTTGTCCACTATCTGCGACAGCCTCTGAGAGCTCCACAGTGCTGACCACACAGCGTCCGTTGAAGCTGACCACCAGGGCACCCGCAAGCACTACCACACTGGCCACCACGAAGCGCACCACGCAGCGAGCAACACCCAAACCCAGCACCCGACCCACCTCTGGACTGGTGCTCATACCGCAAAAGAAACCGTCGACCacaacaaccaccacaacGACTGAGGTGCCACTGGAGCCGGAAGATCTGGATGAGATTGCCAATAATATTGTCGATCCGGATGAGTGTGGACAACAGGAATATTCGACCGGTCGCATAGTGGGCGGGGTCGAGGCACCCAACGGACAATGGCCCTGGATGGCTGCCATCTTTTTGCACGGCCCAAAGCGCACCGAGTTTTGGTGCGGTGGCTCGCTAATTGGCACCAAGTATATTCTGACTGCGGCGCATTGTACCAGGGATTCAAGACAAAAGCC gtTTGCTGCGCGTCAGTTCACGGTACGTTTGGGTGACATTGACCTCTCCACAGATGCCGAACCCTCCGATCCGGTTACCTTTGCCGTTAAGGAAGTGCGCACACACGAACG ATTCTCTCGCATTGGCTTCTATAATGACATAGCCATACTCGTGCTGGATAAGCCTGTGCGCAAATCAAAGTATGTGATACCTGTTTGCCTGCCGCGAGCGGGTCGTATGCCGCCTAAGGAGCGATTGCCTGGACGTCGTGCCACCGTGGTCGGCTGGGGAACTACCTACTATGGCGGCAAGGAGTCCACCAGTCAGCGGCAGGCGGAGTTGCCCATCTGGCGCAATGAGGACTGCGATCGCAGCTACTTTCAGCCCATCAATGAGAACTTCATTTGCGCTGGCTACTCCGACGGAGGCGTTGATGCGTGTCAG GGCGACTCTGGTGGTCCCTTGATGATGCGATACGACTCGCACTGGGTGCAACTGGGTGTGGTCTCTTTTGGCAACAAGTGCGGCGAGCCTGGCTACCCTGGCGTCTACACACGCGTCACGGAATATCTCGACTGGATACGTGATCACACGCGGGACTAG